The Bacillaceae bacterium IKA-2 DNA window TCGTTTCATTAAAAAGTTCATATAAAATGTAGTGAGCAAGGCAAGGCTATGTGCATGGCTAGACAAATTGAAAAAGCATTAGATTAGGAAGATTAATTCTCATATGAATTAGTCTTCTTTTTTAATGAATGGTTTGATTGATAAATCGCGGTTCGCGGTTCGGATAGTAAACCATCAATTTTGGACAGTAAATGCTCTAGTTTGGACAGTAAATAAATCGTTTTGGCTAGTAAATGGTCTGGTTTGGCTAGTAAATCAACCGATTGGGCTAATAAATCAGTGGATGCGGCTGAAAATGCATCCCGAAAGCTGGTATTCCATTGATAAAGGGAGCAATTCAGTTGAATCGCTCCCTAATTTGCAGTTTTTTTGCCTTTTTCGGTTAGAGTAACATTCCAAATACAGCGTTACGTGATAATCAGGCCGCTTATTCCTTCACGAGCTCAGTTTTAATCATTAAAATCGCTAAAATCATTAAATTTTATCCAAAGCAACAAAACTAGGTTTACGTTCTCGGAATGTTGTTACATACTTAAATCCAGCTTTTTCAATCAATTGATAACCTAAATCTAAATGCTTACCGACAAAATGCTTACTGTGAGCGTCAGTTCCAACGGTAATAATTTCCCCGCCTAAGTCATGGTAAAGTTTAACAAATGAAAGATCAGGGAGCGGACAATCAATACGATAGCGGAATCCTGACATGTTCACTTCGATTCCCCTAGAACTGTTTATTAACGTTTTAAACGTATCTTCAATAATATCAAAATAATTTTCCCATTTTACATCTGTCCAATGAGCATCAACAAAATGTAAATAACGCTTAATTAAAGTCAAATGTCCGAGGACGTTGAAGTCATCAAATTCTTTTACATATTGATTAATTGTTAAAAAATACTTTTCAACGGCTTCTTTTAAATTTTTTCCTTTAAAGTAATCACCGTTATGCAAATCTAAATCATCGGCAAGATGAACAGAACCGATAATAAAATCAAAAAAGTTGCCATTGGCAAACTGGCTGTTTTCTTTATGTTTAAATGGATGAATTCCAATCTCTACCGCTTTTAAGATTGTTAGCCGCCCTTTAAACTGCTCCTGTGCAATATCGATAGCTTTTGCGTATTCATCGTAATCAAAATCAAAGTTCAAATCACAATTCGGATAAAAATAGTCGATATGTTCTGTGAACGCAATTTCCCTCACGCCAGCTGCAATTGCTGTCTCGCAAGCGTCTGCTAACTTCATTTTTGAGTCTGCAGAAAACAATGAATGGACATGATAATCAAACATAGGACAAAACCCTCTCATATCAAATAAAAGTTATTCCTAGTTTATCATAGTAACAAGCGAATTAAGACTATTGACAGCTTAGAAATAATCCTCAAATTGACAATAATATTTCTATAATTGTTAATGAATTTTAAACCAAGGAAATAAAT harbors:
- a CDS encoding histidinol-phosphatase HisJ family protein, which produces MFDYHVHSLFSADSKMKLADACETAIAAGVREIAFTEHIDYFYPNCDLNFDFDYDEYAKAIDIAQEQFKGRLTILKAVEIGIHPFKHKENSQFANGNFFDFIIGSVHLADDLDLHNGDYFKGKNLKEAVEKYFLTINQYVKEFDDFNVLGHLTLIKRYLHFVDAHWTDVKWENYFDIIEDTFKTLINSSRGIEVNMSGFRYRIDCPLPDLSFVKLYHDLGGEIITVGTDAHSKHFVGKHLDLGYQLIEKAGFKYVTTFRERKPSFVALDKI